A single Amphiprion ocellaris isolate individual 3 ecotype Okinawa chromosome 15, ASM2253959v1, whole genome shotgun sequence DNA region contains:
- the nelfe gene encoding negative elongation factor E, protein MVVFPSSLTEEEEALQKKYAKLKKKKKALLALKKQSSTNQTNQSGLKRTLSDQPVVDTATATEQAKMLIKSGAISAIKSENKNSGFKRSRMLEIKLKDPEKGPIPAFLPFQRSVSTDEDQPESGKRAHRKSLYESFVSSSDRYRDEDDGGGMSSSRDMERDRERDRDRDLDRERDRERDRDRDRDRERDRDRDRGRERDRDRERERDRDRSRDRDRDRDRDRDRDRDRDRDGPFRRSDSYPERRCVRKGNTVYVYGSGLVEDSLRTAFSQHGNIIDLSMDNPRNCAFITFEKMESADQAVAELSGSSVGDVHIKVSIARKQPMLDAATGKSVWASLAVQNSTKGSYRDKRNQVVYSEDFL, encoded by the exons ATGGTGGTTTTTCCAAGTTCACTgacggaggaagaggaggcactgcaaaagaaatatgCTAAACTTAAGAAAAAG AAAAAGGCACTGCTTGCCTTGAAGAAACAGAGTTCAACCAACCAGACAAACCAGAGTGGCCTCAAACGGA CACTGTCGGACCAGCCAGTTGTTGACACGGCGACAGCAACGGAGCAAGCGAAAATGCTCATCAAGTCAGGGGCCATCAGCGCTATTAAATCTGAGAACAAGAACTCGGGCTTTAAACGGTCTCGAATGCTGGAAATCAAACTCAAG GACCCTGAAAAAGGCCCAATTCCTGCTTTCTTACCATTCCAAAGGAGCGTCTCTACAGATGAGGACCAACCCGAG TCTGGAAAGAGAGCCCACAGGAAGTCTCTTTATGAGAG CTTTGTCAGTTCAAGTGACCGATACCGGGACGAGGATGATGGAGGCGGCATGTCCTCCAGCCGCGACatggaaagagacagagagcgaGACCGCGATCGAGACCTGGACAGAGAACGGGACAGAGAAAGGGACAGAGATAGAGACAGAGATAGAGAGCGGGACAGGGATAGAGAcagaggcagggagagagacagggaccgagagcgagagagagacagagaccgGAGCAGAGACAGGGATCGGGACAGGGATCGGGACAGGGAccgagacagagacagagacagagacggACCATTCAGAC GATCCGACTCGTACCCGGAGCGGCGATGCGTTCGAAAGGGGAACACAGTGTACGTTTACGGCTCTGGCCTCGTGGAGGACAGCCTGCGCACTGCGTTCTCTCAACACGGAAACATCATCGACCTCTCCATGGACAACCCACGCAA TTGTGCTTttatcacgtttgagaagatgGAGTCTGCAGACCAGGCTGTGGCTGAG CTGAGTGGAAGCTCGGTGGGAGATGTCCACATCAAAGTCAGCATCGCCAGGAAGCAGCCGATGCTGGACGCTGCCACTGGGAAATCAGTGTGGGCTTCTCTGG CGGTGCAGAACAGCACCAAGGGCTCCTACAGGGACAAGAGGAACCAAGTGGTGTACAGCGAAGACTTCCTGTGA
- the LOC111569240 gene encoding zinc finger and BTB domain-containing protein 12 — MEMVFFRLPGHGDITLKHMNSLRSRQHFCDVTIVASNNQVFRGHKVVLAACSPFLRDQFLLNPSPKLQVSMLYSSSVVCDLLQSCYTGILHFNPEEIVNYLTAASYLQMEHIVERCRGALEKYVQLKHPGLAKEAVEESQATPVIVSSIQSVGSPSPRQPSPVQPNSPAVCSVEENSGDVPAQGSSQPHDSPIMDDPCIQVPGSDEEEETRQEDFDVFRVYISEEEQMNRDRERDKAAAGDGPQDVCFPETEGVLIGEGGEYDFSSVEDLSSGGLSAETIQAFRRRLSDSKIGRGRGRGRGRGFKRRRWMSHQEKRPSVLAQHQDLWYLTAAGLGGFGLDYSQEALKAAGGFLPLELPRLDFGLGDIQGEKISPMAASSLNQFSLEDSSCGAGEGGSGLTSVGANEGGDESVAVVGSTSSVVGPVICEHCGLTFPSPHSLAVHARSTHLLYACPCCGKHFHHSANLTRHMAVHRGAGKTHQCPLCYKTFTQKSTLIDHMNLHSGERPHHCAYCHARFAHKPALRRHLKEQHGKTTGQNSLHEQEERERASGAVGRVREEEQECLVTEQVS, encoded by the exons ATGGAGATGGTGTTTTTCCGGTTACCGGGCCACGGGGACATCACCTTGAAGCACATGAATTCGCTGAGGTCCCGCCAGCATTTCTGTGACGTCACCATCGTCGCCAGCAACAACCAGGTATTCAGGGGACACAAGGTTGTGCTGGCTGCATGCTCGCCCTTCCTGCGGGACCagttcctcctcaacccatcgCCCAAGCTGCAG GTGTCGATGCTGTACAGCTCCTCGGTGGTGTGCGACCTGCTCCAGTCCTGCTACACCGGCATCCTGCACTTCAACCCCGAGGAGATCGTCAACTACCTGACTGCTGCCAGCTACCTGCAGATGGAGCACATCGTGGAGCGCTGCAGAGGAGCGCTGGAGAAATACGTGCAGCTAAAGCATCCCGGTCTAGCTAAG GAGGCTGTAGAGGAGAGCCAGGCCACACCAGTGATCGTCAGCAGCATTCAGTCGGTTGGATCTCCTTCCCCCCGCCAACCTTCTCCTGTCCAACCCAACAGTCCAGCTGTGTGCTCAGTAGAGGAGAACAGCGGTGATGTTCCTGCTCAGGGCAGCAGTCAGCCCCACGACAGTCCCATCATGGATGATCCGTGTATCCAG GTTCCTGGatcagatgaggaggaggagaccagGCAGGAGGACTTCGATGTGTTCAGGGTGTACATCTCTGAGGAGGAGCAGatgaacagagacagagaacGGGACAAAGCAGCTGCAGGTGATGGACCTCAGGATGTCTGTTTCCCAGAAACAGAAGGAGTTCTGATTGGAGAAGGCGGTGAATATGACTTTAGCTCAGTAGAAGATCTCAGCTCTGGAGGACTTTCAGCTGAGACCATCCAAGCTTTCAGGCGCAGACTGTCTGACTCTAAGATCGGCCGAGGCAGAGGAAGGGGCAGAGGGAGGGGATTCAAAAGGAGAAGGTGGATGTCACATCAGGAGAAAAGACCTTCAGTCTTAGCTCAGCACCAGGATTTATGGTACCTTACGGCCGCTGGATTGGGCGGTTTTGGGCTGGACTACAGCCAGGAAGCACTTAAAGCAGCAGGAGGTTTCCTGCCACTGGAACTCCCCCGGTTGGACTTCGGTTTAGGTGACATTCAGGGGGAAAAGATCTCCCCGATGGCAGCCAGCAGCTTGAACCAGTTTTCCCTGGAGGACTCTAGCTGCGGTGCAGGTGAAGGCGGTTCAGGGCTGACCAGCGTCGGAGCCAACGAGGGCGGGGACGAGTCGGTGGCGGTGGTGGGTTCTACGTCCAGCGTGGTCGGCCCCGTCATCTGCGAGCACTGCGGCCTGACTTTCCCGTCGCCCCACTCCCTCGCCGTCCATGCCCGCTCCACCCACCTCCTGTACGCCTGCCCCTGCTGCGGTAAACACTTCCACCACTCGGCCAACCTGACACGCCACATGGCCGTGCACCGGGGGGCCGGCAAGACGCACCAGTGCCCCCTCTGCTACAAGACTTTCACCCAGAAGTCCACCCTGATAGACCACATGAACCTCCATAGTGGCGAGCGGCCGCACCACTGCGCCTACTGCCACGCCCGCTTCGCCCACAAGCCGGCCCTACGGCGCCACCTGAAGGAGCAGCACGGTAAAACCACGGGGCAGAACTCCCTCCACgagcaggaggagagggagCGGGCGAGCGGAGCAGTCGGGAGGGTacgagaggaggagcaggaatgTCTCGTTACCGAACAAGTGTCGTAG